The Eubacteriales bacterium genome window below encodes:
- the rapZ gene encoding RNase adapter RapZ translates to MRFLLVTGLSGAGRSMSLKRLEDNGFFCVDNLPPALIYDFAHLCHTKETPIEKVAVVVDTRVGTMFDEIYSAIDRLKEIPGIDFEILYLDANDETIIKRFKQTRRMHPLSHGSVINGISMERSKLKRIKDMAGSIIDTSSLSPKQLGAIIDRLYSPETQNKFVITVVTFGYKHGIPMDADLVFDMRFIPNPFYQDNLRDKTGLDKDVRDYVLSFPRTSFFIKSIADLVNKLAPYYMEQDKRSLVIAIGCTGGQHRSVVVAEELYKLFKAQNHLVNIEHRNVKMK, encoded by the coding sequence ATGCGCTTTTTACTGGTAACAGGCCTATCAGGCGCCGGGCGTTCAATGTCACTGAAACGTCTTGAGGATAATGGCTTTTTCTGCGTAGATAACCTACCTCCTGCACTTATATACGATTTTGCACATCTTTGTCATACGAAAGAAACACCGATAGAAAAAGTAGCTGTTGTAGTAGATACCCGTGTCGGTACTATGTTCGACGAAATATATTCCGCAATAGACAGGCTAAAAGAGATACCCGGAATAGATTTTGAAATCCTATACCTAGATGCAAACGACGAAACTATTATAAAACGTTTTAAACAAACAAGGCGTATGCATCCTCTTTCTCATGGTAGTGTAATAAACGGTATAAGTATGGAGCGTTCTAAGCTCAAACGAATAAAAGATATGGCCGGCAGTATCATTGATACTTCTTCCCTTTCGCCAAAACAGTTAGGTGCGATTATAGACCGTTTATACAGCCCGGAAACCCAAAATAAATTCGTTATTACGGTAGTCACTTTCGGGTATAAACACGGTATACCTATGGATGCAGATTTAGTGTTTGACATGAGGTTTATTCCAAACCCATTTTACCAGGATAATCTTCGTGATAAAACCGGTTTGGATAAAGACGTAAGGGACTATGTTCTGTCCTTCCCCAGAACCAGCTTTTTTATAAAAAGTATAGCCGACCTGGTAAACAAGTTGGCACCTTATTATATGGAACAGGATAAAAGAAGCTTGGTAATCGCCATCGGTTGTACCGGTGGGCAGCACAGAAGCGTTGTTGTAGCCGAGGAGTTATATAAGCTGTTTAAGGCACAAAATCATTTGGTTAACATTGAGCACAGAAACGTAAAGATGAAATGA
- the whiA gene encoding DNA-binding protein WhiA — MSFSSVAKNELSRLPINKECCAIAELSGILRLSGSIILSNSGFSLKARTSNAAVARRIFSLLKELFNISPEIEMHEVPIRTGHLYSIVINSDKARIVAEKTYLIDNEGAIRNDILSSSIIKKRCCKIAFLRGLFLGGGCVTTPEKMYHLEMVFSSEQLAKDVCKILNNFKFNARITRKKENFIVYIKEGNKVAEFMSFMGCHESRLKLENVRVIKEVKNNVNRAVNCETANLSKTLDAAFKQINSINYIKDTIGLEALPPPLLEVAMLRISSPPDTRLEDLGKMLNKQIGKSGVNHRLNKINEIADNIKSERKK; from the coding sequence ATGTCTTTTTCTTCCGTGGCTAAAAATGAATTATCCCGTCTGCCAATCAATAAGGAATGCTGTGCAATAGCGGAATTGTCAGGGATTTTACGCCTTTCCGGGAGTATAATACTTTCAAATTCCGGTTTTTCTCTAAAAGCAAGAACATCCAATGCAGCTGTTGCCCGGCGTATATTCTCTTTGCTAAAAGAGCTATTTAACATATCTCCTGAAATAGAAATGCACGAAGTGCCGATTAGGACCGGGCACTTATATAGCATAGTTATAAATTCAGATAAAGCGCGCATTGTCGCAGAAAAAACTTATCTTATAGATAATGAAGGCGCAATAAGAAATGACATACTCTCTTCTTCTATTATAAAAAAGCGATGCTGTAAAATAGCGTTTTTAAGAGGGCTGTTTTTAGGTGGCGGTTGCGTTACCACCCCTGAAAAGATGTATCATTTAGAAATGGTGTTTTCATCGGAGCAGCTTGCCAAAGATGTATGTAAAATTTTAAATAATTTTAAATTTAATGCGCGAATAACAAGGAAAAAAGAAAATTTTATAGTATACATAAAAGAGGGTAACAAAGTAGCCGAATTCATGTCCTTTATGGGCTGCCATGAATCCCGTTTAAAGCTTGAAAATGTACGCGTTATAAAAGAAGTCAAAAATAACGTCAACCGTGCGGTGAACTGTGAGACGGCAAATCTATCCAAAACTCTAGACGCCGCTTTTAAACAGATAAATAGTATAAATTACATTAAAGATACAATAGGTTTAGAGGCTTTACCGCCTCCGCTGCTGGAAGTAGCTATGCTGAGGATTTCTTCACCGCCGGATACACGGCTTGAAGACCTTGGGAAAATGCTAAATAAGCAGATTGGCAAGTCCGGTGTCAACCACCGGCTAAATAAAATAAATGAAATCGCAGATAATATAAAAAGTGAAAGGAAGAAGTGA
- a CDS encoding HPr family phosphocarrier protein, which produces MLKRKITNNLNGGPALNADVIVRLSSSFDSQIYIEKDLKKINAKSIIGVLSLSLKPGDEITVIASGKDESEAMEALNVIMS; this is translated from the coding sequence ATGCTAAAACGTAAAATTACAAATAACTTAAATGGCGGCCCCGCTCTTAATGCCGATGTAATAGTCAGGCTGTCATCATCATTCGACTCGCAGATATATATAGAAAAAGACTTAAAAAAGATAAACGCCAAAAGTATAATAGGTGTTTTATCTTTATCCTTAAAACCAGGTGACGAAATAACAGTAATCGCTTCTGGAAAAGACGAATCCGAAGCCATGGAGGCATTAAACGTTATAATGTCTTAA
- a CDS encoding helix-hairpin-helix domain-containing protein gives MSLGLESIPTIGLAKKNEEVFLPFEKTPLLIDKRDEALKLLQRIRDEAHRFAITYHRTLRQKNAKFSELSKIKGIGPKKVKALLTAFKSIENIKNSTVEELSKVNGIDSLAAKNIYEYFHA, from the coding sequence ATCTCGCTGGGGCTTGAAAGCATACCTACAATCGGGCTTGCTAAAAAAAACGAGGAAGTTTTTTTGCCATTTGAAAAAACGCCCCTTTTGATAGACAAAAGAGACGAGGCATTAAAACTTTTACAGCGTATTCGGGATGAGGCGCATAGGTTTGCCATTACATATCATAGGACTTTAAGGCAGAAAAATGCTAAATTTTCAGAACTTTCAAAAATAAAAGGAATAGGGCCAAAGAAAGTTAAGGCCCTATTAACCGCGTTTAAAAGCATAGAAAATATAAAAAATTCAACAGTGGAGGAACTGTCTAAAGTCAATGGGATAGACAGTTTAGCCGCGAAAAATATTTATGAATACTTTCATGCGTAA
- the uvrC gene encoding excinuclease ABC subunit UvrC: protein MQTAKDITEKLKLLPDSPGVYIMKDAFGNIIYVGKAVSLKNRVRQYFSSTIKDAKVSAMVDKVADFDYVMTASQKEALILECNLIKKHMPKYNILLKDDKHYPYIRIDLNENYPRVEVVRSIKEDGAKYFGPYTSAIVIRDVLDTLSRTFKMRQCKKDISKAQKRKERPCLNFAIGRCLAPCTGNVLKEEYDSIIDEIIDFLSGNGEGLLLKLSKEMEELSEKMEYERCARIRDKIEGVKMMMQKQQATTPHLSDKDVFAITSDEGSAVVQAFFIRSGKLNETASFNLTFLNEGEGEILSYFLLQYYISKAYIPREILVNKQIEDKEILTEWLSEKRGKRVYIKIPRLKEDKNLVDMAYKNASETLNIKLKHRQREYDKTIGAAKRLKAYLGLQDDITRIECYDISNIQGTDSVSSMVVFTNGKPDKKEYRHFKIKTVLGANDFASMQETIERRFLRLLKEGDRGNFSSRPDLIVVDGEKGS, encoded by the coding sequence ATGCAAACGGCTAAGGATATAACTGAGAAGCTTAAATTACTCCCGGATTCTCCGGGAGTTTACATAATGAAAGATGCTTTTGGCAATATAATTTACGTTGGCAAAGCTGTATCTTTAAAAAACAGGGTACGGCAATACTTTTCGTCTACTATAAAAGACGCAAAAGTTTCGGCTATGGTAGATAAAGTAGCAGATTTTGATTATGTAATGACTGCATCTCAAAAAGAAGCATTGATACTTGAATGCAATCTCATAAAAAAACACATGCCCAAATACAATATACTTTTAAAGGACGACAAGCACTACCCATATATAAGGATAGATTTAAATGAGAATTATCCGAGAGTAGAAGTCGTTAGGAGCATTAAAGAAGATGGGGCCAAGTATTTTGGGCCGTATACTTCGGCTATAGTTATAAGAGACGTACTCGATACCCTTTCAAGGACATTTAAGATGCGCCAGTGTAAAAAGGATATATCAAAGGCACAGAAGAGAAAAGAACGGCCATGCCTTAATTTTGCAATAGGCAGATGTTTAGCTCCTTGCACGGGAAATGTCTTAAAAGAAGAATATGACAGCATAATAGATGAAATCATAGATTTTTTATCTGGCAACGGAGAGGGGCTTTTGTTAAAACTTAGCAAAGAGATGGAAGAGCTGTCTGAAAAGATGGAGTATGAAAGATGTGCTCGAATCCGCGATAAGATCGAGGGCGTTAAAATGATGATGCAAAAACAGCAGGCAACAACGCCGCATCTTAGCGATAAAGATGTCTTTGCTATAACTTCTGATGAGGGAAGCGCAGTCGTGCAGGCTTTTTTCATTAGAAGTGGAAAACTAAATGAAACGGCAAGTTTTAATTTAACTTTTTTAAATGAAGGAGAGGGCGAGATACTTTCATATTTCTTGCTCCAGTATTATATAAGCAAGGCATATATTCCTCGGGAAATTTTAGTTAACAAGCAAATAGAGGACAAAGAAATACTGACGGAGTGGCTAAGTGAGAAAAGGGGAAAGCGCGTTTATATAAAAATACCGCGTTTAAAGGAAGATAAAAACTTAGTTGATATGGCATATAAAAACGCAAGTGAAACGCTAAATATCAAGCTAAAACATCGCCAGCGCGAATACGACAAGACGATAGGGGCAGCAAAGAGGCTAAAAGCATACTTAGGCCTCCAGGACGATATTACCAGAATAGAATGTTATGACATCTCAAATATACAAGGGACGGACAGTGTCTCCTCTATGGTCGTTTTCACTAACGGTAAGCCGGACAAAAAGGAATACAGGCATTTTAAGATTAAGACGGTTTTAGGTGCAAATGATTTTGCATCTATGCAGGAGACTATTGAGAGGCGTTTTTTGCGTCTTTTAAAAGAAGGCGACAGAGGGAACTTTTCTTCAAGGCCGGATTTGATAGTCGTAGACGGCGAAAAGGGCAGTTAA